Proteins from a genomic interval of Labrus mixtus chromosome 24, fLabMix1.1, whole genome shotgun sequence:
- the faimb gene encoding fas apoptotic inhibitory molecule b, whose amino-acid sequence MLSGDLVAVWEVALSEDVYMIEFAHGTTTGKRIVHVNGKEVVRKDWMFKLVGQETFTVGSSNTKATIFIEAISGFTYEYTLEIDGKSLQKFTDNRSKISKTWELNVDGEDCRVVLEKDTMDVWCNGQKMDTKGEFVDDGTETHFMMGEHECCIKAASSGKKRSGIVHYLLLDGEKVPAATQ is encoded by the exons ATGCTCAGCGGGGATCTGGTGGCCGTGTGGGAGGTGGCGCTCAGCGAGGACGTGTACATGATCGAGTTCGCTCATGGGACCACTACGGGAAAACGAATCGTCCACGTCAACGGGAAG GAAGTCGTCAGGAAGGACTGGATGTTTAAGCTGGTCGGACAGGAAACCTTCACCGTGGGAAGCTCCAACACCAAAGCCACCATCTTCATCGAGGCCATCAGCGGCTTCACCTACGAGTACACACTGGAGATCGACGGCAAGAGTCTGCAGAAGTTCACCGACAACAGATCCAAGATCAGCAAGACCTGGGAGCTCAATGTGGACGGAGAGGACTGCCGAGTCGTCCTGG AAAAGGACACCATGGATGTTTGGTGCAACGGGCAGAAAATGGACACAAAG GGAGAGTTTGTGGACGACGGCACAGAGACGCACTTCATGATGGGGGAACACGAGTGCTGCATCAAGGCGGCGAGCAGTGGGAAGAAGAGGAGCGGCATTGTGCACTATTTACTGCTGGACGGGGAGAAAGTTCCAGCTGCGACACAAtga